The genomic DNA TACGCCACACGCGCGGGGCGACGATGGGTGCTGGCTCGATCACGGCTCGGATCGGACCACCATCGGGAGGACCACGCCGTGAGTTGGAACCAAGTCTACGATCCCCTGGGCAGCGCACTCTGGTCGACGGCGCTCGCCGCCCTGCCGATCGTCGTGCTGCTCGGCGGCATCGGCCTGCTGCACCTGAAGGCGCACGTCGCGGCTTTGCTGGGCCTCGTCGTGGCGCTCTGCGTCGCCGTGATCGGCTTCGGGATGCCGGCCCCGATGGCCGGGGCCACCGCCGTCTACGGCGCGGCGTTCGGCCTGCTGCCGATCGGCTGGATCATCCTCAACGTCATCTTCCTCTACCGGCTCACGGAGCGGACCGGGCAGTTCGACATCCTGCGCGACTCGATCGCCGGCATCACGCCGGACCGGCGGCTGCAGCTCCTGTTCATCGCGTTCTCGTTCGGCGCCTTCTTCGAGGGTGCGGCCGGCTTCGGCACGCCGGTGGCGGTGACGGCCGCGATGCTGATGGGCCTCGGTTTCACCCCGCTGGCCGCCGCGGGCCTCTCACTCATCGCCAACACGGCGCCCGTCGCCTACGGCGCGCTCGGCGCTCCCGTGATCGCGCTCTCAGCGGTGACGGGGCTCGATCTCATCGCGCTGTCCGCGATGATCGGCCGGCAGCTGCCGTTCTTCTCCCTCCTCGTGCCGTTCTGGCTGATCTGGGCGTTTGCCGGCCGCAAGGGCATGCTGGAGGTCTGGCCAGCGCTGCTCGTGGCCGGTCTCTCGTTCGCGGTTCCGCAGTATCTCGTCTCGAACTTCCACGGCCCTTGGCTCGTAGACGTGGTCGCGGCGATCTGCTCGATGGCGGCGCTCGCCGGCTTCCTGCGCGTCTGGCAGCCCGCTCGCATCTGGACCGCAACCGATGTCGCCGCAGGAACGGCTCCGGTCGCTGAGCGGCGGACTCACTCCCCCGGCACGGTGTTCCGCGCCTGGCTGCCCTGGCTGATCCTGTCGCTGTTCGTCTTCGCCTGGGGCACGCCGCAGTTCCGCGCCTGGCTCGACGCCCTCTGGGTGTGGAAGATGCCGGTGCCCTACCTGCACAACCTCGTCTTCAAGATGCCGCCGGTTGTCGCCGCGAGTCACAGCGAGGCCGCGATCTATACCCTCAACCTGCTCTCGGCGACGGGCACCGGCATCCTGCTCTCGGCGATCGTGGGCGGCCTGATCCTCGGCTTCAGCCCGCTCAAGCTGCTGCGCGAGTACGGCCGCACCGCTTGGCTCGTGCGCTACTCCCTGATCACGATCTCGGCGATGCTGGCGCTGGGCTACGTCACCAAGTACTCGGGCACCGACGCGACGCTGGGCCTCGCCTTCGCGCAGACCGGCTGGATCTACCCGTTCTTCGGGGCGATGCTCGGCTGGCTCGGCGTGGCGCTGACGGGTTCTGACACGGCCTCGAACGTGTTGTTCGGCGGCCTGCAGAAGATCACCGCGGAGCAGCTCGGCCTGTCGCCGACCCTGATGGCGGCCTCGAACTCCTCGGGTGGCGTGATGGGCAAGATGATCGACGCGCAGTCGATCGTCGTCGCCTCCACGGCGACGCAGTGGTACGGCGGCGAGGCGAAGATCCTGCGCTACGTCTTCTTCCACTCTATCGCGCTCGCCTGCCTCGTCGGCGTCCTGGTGATGCTGCAGGCCTACGTGCCGCCATTCACCGCCATGGTACCGGCCGCGGCCATCCCAACCCTCGCTCATTGAGGCCGCCGGGCCGGGGGCGAGCGATCCCTCCCGGCCATCCTTCTGCTCTGGCGATGGCGCCACGCGCCCACGGGG from Methylobacterium radiotolerans JCM 2831 includes the following:
- a CDS encoding L-lactate permease, translating into MSWNQVYDPLGSALWSTALAALPIVVLLGGIGLLHLKAHVAALLGLVVALCVAVIGFGMPAPMAGATAVYGAAFGLLPIGWIILNVIFLYRLTERTGQFDILRDSIAGITPDRRLQLLFIAFSFGAFFEGAAGFGTPVAVTAAMLMGLGFTPLAAAGLSLIANTAPVAYGALGAPVIALSAVTGLDLIALSAMIGRQLPFFSLLVPFWLIWAFAGRKGMLEVWPALLVAGLSFAVPQYLVSNFHGPWLVDVVAAICSMAALAGFLRVWQPARIWTATDVAAGTAPVAERRTHSPGTVFRAWLPWLILSLFVFAWGTPQFRAWLDALWVWKMPVPYLHNLVFKMPPVVAASHSEAAIYTLNLLSATGTGILLSAIVGGLILGFSPLKLLREYGRTAWLVRYSLITISAMLALGYVTKYSGTDATLGLAFAQTGWIYPFFGAMLGWLGVALTGSDTASNVLFGGLQKITAEQLGLSPTLMAASNSSGGVMGKMIDAQSIVVASTATQWYGGEAKILRYVFFHSIALACLVGVLVMLQAYVPPFTAMVPAAAIPTLAH